In Vespula vulgaris chromosome 19, iyVesVulg1.1, whole genome shotgun sequence, a single genomic region encodes these proteins:
- the LOC127070862 gene encoding WW domain-containing oxidoreductase-like produces MVNVLNDSDSEDELPPGWEERATVDGNVYYVNHYTKGTQWTHPRTGRKKIVEGELPSGWERCISDDGKVLFVDHMNRTTTYTDPRLAFATEYREISQPVRQRFDGSSTALSVLHGRDLRGKLALVTGANTGIGFETARSLALHGCHVILACRNFKTGEEAVKKIRQEKENVNCEVLELDLTLLQSVRNAAEKFKQKYRTLHILILNAGVFAIPYELTKDGYETTFQVNHLSHFYFTLLLEHPIRSCHNARIVFVSSESHRFSSIQHVEDIHPLTLSPPRYYYWPMGAYNDSKLCNILFAQELSKRWPAVSVFSCHPGNMVSSSLPRYSWVFRILYAIVRPFTKSLQQAASTTIFCATAPELEGATGLYFNNCYRCDPSNFALDSALASRLWSVSQDLIINVMKKDKLWQELALK; encoded by the exons ATGGTGAATGTCCTAAATGACTCTGATAGCGAGGATGAATTACCTCCTGGATGGGAAGAAAGGGCTACTGTAGATGGAAATGTTTATTAcgtaaa TCATTATACGAAAGGTACACAGTGGACACATCCTAGAACTGGACGTAAGAAAATTGTTGAAGGAG aattacCATCTGGATGGGAAAGATGTATATCTGATGATGGTAAAGTTCTTTTCGTCGATCACATGAATCGTACTACTACTTATACTGATCCTAGACTAGCTTTTGCCACAGAATATAGAGAAATTTCACAACCAGTAAGGCAAAGGTTTGATGGAAGTAGTACAGCCCTTTCAGTTTTACATGGTCGAGATTTACGTGGTAAATTAGCACTTGTCACTGGTGCTAATACTGGAATAg GTTTTGAAACAGCTAGGTCATTAGCTTTACATGGTTGTCATGTTATACTTGCTTGTAGAAATTTCAAAACAGGTGAAGAGGcagtgaaaaaaataagacaagaaaaagaaaatgtaaattgtGAAGTTTTAGAATTAGATTTAACATTGTTACAAAGTGTACGTAATGCTGCAGAAaagtttaaacaaaaatatag gACTCtccatattttaatattgaatgCTGGTGTTTTTGCGATTCCATATGAACTTACAAAAGATGGTTATGAAACAACATTCCAAGTAAATCatctttcacatttttattttacacttTTATTGGAGCATCCAATACGCAGTTGTCATAATGCAAGAATAGTATTTGTCTCTAGTGAATCGCATAG ATTTTCTTCAATACAACATGTAGAAGATATACATCCTTTAACTTTATCACCACctagatattattattggcCAATGGGTGCATACAATGATTCAAaactttgtaatatattatttgcacAAGAATTATCTAAACGATGGCCTGCAGTAAGTGTATTTAGCTGTCATCCTGGTAATATGgtttcttcatctttaccTCGTTATTCGTGGGTTTTTCGAATATTGTATGCCATAGTGAGACCTTTCACCAAATCATTG caACAAGCAGCAAGCACAACAATTTTTTGTGCAACTGCACCAGAATTAGAAGGAGCAACAGgactttattttaataattgttaccGTTGTGATCCCTCCAATTTTGCACTAGATTCTGCATTAGCAAGTAGGCTATGGTCTGTTTCTCAAGATTTGATCATAAAtgttatgaaaaaagataaactttGGCAAGAATTagctttaaaataa
- the LOC127070864 gene encoding 39S ribosomal protein L15, mitochondrial, with translation MAKNGRDLALSMLRNLPRVVLSNLRPNPGAKKASRRGRGQHGGDKHGAGNKGSGQRQNFLRPGYETGNHPFYLRFQYEPYYKGHHLRRQYPPLSLHQLQMFIDTNRIDISKPIDLATIINTGLYNFQINWKHAGVHLTDEGADLFKAKVNIEVQWASEPVIAAIERNGGVITTAYYDTNCLFALNDTEQFLSRGDPIPRRLLPPADCLEYYSNAASRGYLADPEKISQERLILSQKYGYVLPKIEDDPDYEMLTERKDPRQLFYGLEPGWVISTVDKAILKPKAEYLKEFYAS, from the exons ATGGCAAAAAATGGTAGAGATTTAGCATTATCCATGTTAAGAAATTTACCTCGAGTAGTATTGTCAAATCTTCGACCTAACCCTGGTGCAAAAAAGGct TCAAGAAGAGGTAGAGGTCAACATGGAGGAGATAAACACGGTGCAGGAAATAAAGGTTCTGGTCAAAGACAAAATTTTCTGAGACCTGGATACGAAACTGGAAACCACCCATTTTATCTTAGATTTCAATATGAACCGTATTATAAAGGACATCA tttAAGAAGACAGTATCCACCACTTTCTTTACACCAGCTACAAATGTTCATAGATACAAATAGAATAGATATAAGTAAACCAATTGATCTTGcaactataataaatacagGATTATATAACTTTCAAATTAATTGGAAACATGCTGGAGTCCATTTAACAGACgag GGTGCAGATTTATTCAAAGCAAAGGTCAATATAGAAGTACAGTGGGCAAGTGAACCTGTGATTGCTGCAATTGAAAGAAATGGTGGTGTTATTACTACAGCCTATTATGATACAAATTGCTTATTTGCTTTAAATGATACTGAACAATTTCTTTCCAGAG GTGATCCAATACCCCGTAGATTATTACCACCTGCGGATTGTTTAGAATATTATTCAAATGCAGCATCAAGAGGATATTTAGCAGACCCTGAAAAAATTTCTCAAGaacgattaatattatctCAAAAATATGGTTATGTACTTCCAAAAATTGAAGATGATCCAGATTATGAAATGCTAACAGAACGTAAAGACCCACGACAATTATTTTATGGTCTTGAACCAGGTTGGGTTATAAGTACTGTAGATAAAGCAATTCTCAAACCAAAGGcagaatatttgaaagaattttatgctagttaa